One Chryseobacterium sp. StRB126 genomic region harbors:
- a CDS encoding glycoside hydrolase family 25 protein has protein sequence MTPKKYTKKTAKQIHKNRRNSYFFRRKVILAILIVALIGTGFYLKQSVSYYYALYFNKFTHKKLHNSEKESSRIQRILANNLDKTYGFDVSHYQNKEDIKWDSLSIGNKTIPLEFVVMRATMGNKSADKHFDEFWEMAKKHNLIRGAYHFYRADEDPVIQANNFLANVKLESGDLPPILDIEKIPKRKTNKKLVEDLKVWCKIVEETYGEKPIIYTYYHYYKDFLKGEFEDYPLWLANYNDVPTPSPDSQWDFWQFTENGIVHGINTKVDLDIYNGNSWSLKRLTLD, from the coding sequence ATGACACCAAAAAAGTACACCAAAAAAACTGCCAAACAGATCCATAAGAACAGACGGAACAGCTATTTTTTCCGTCGAAAGGTGATATTAGCCATTTTAATTGTAGCTTTAATCGGGACCGGATTTTATCTTAAACAATCCGTAAGCTATTACTATGCTTTGTACTTTAACAAATTTACCCATAAAAAACTTCATAACAGCGAAAAAGAAAGTTCAAGGATTCAAAGAATATTAGCCAACAATCTTGATAAAACCTATGGATTTGATGTTTCTCACTATCAAAATAAGGAGGATATCAAATGGGACAGCCTCAGCATTGGTAACAAAACCATTCCTCTGGAGTTCGTGGTAATGCGGGCAACCATGGGAAATAAAAGTGCAGATAAACATTTTGATGAGTTTTGGGAAATGGCCAAAAAACACAACCTGATCCGTGGAGCTTATCATTTCTACAGAGCTGATGAAGATCCGGTGATCCAGGCGAATAATTTTTTAGCGAATGTAAAACTGGAAAGTGGAGATTTACCACCTATTCTTGATATTGAAAAGATTCCGAAACGGAAGACGAATAAAAAATTAGTGGAAGACCTGAAGGTATGGTGTAAGATTGTAGAAGAAACTTATGGTGAGAAACCTATCATTTACACCTACTATCATTATTATAAGGATTTTTTGAAAGGGGAATTTGAGGATTACCCTCTATGGCTTGCCAATTATAATGATGTTCCTACCCCATCTCCAGATAGCCAATGGGATTTCTGGCAATTTACTGAAAACGGAATTGTTCATGGGATCAATACTAAGGTGGATCTTGATATTTACAATGGTAATTCGTGGTCTTTGAAAAGACTGACATTGGATTAA
- a CDS encoding alpha/beta fold hydrolase: MKKLSVLSFILTVSAFNAQVISGTIISKNENQPISYVKIGVDKKTIGTISDGKGNFSIDLTGIDVQEKVKIEVPGYEVYEEAVQDFKKHDRQQVFLNEKTKTIKEIAIKPKKLVDKNWGVKTKTKSILYFVNPAGDKAGFLGETALEFNAKKRSKIKNINLNIARYTSTEPVMMRYSIYSEKDGFPDKNLLDEEITVQLTEDMIKDGTYTLDVNDHNIWVKGKFFVGIHFLKEFNGSIKISAALFKTGFIREFYGDWKKMTIAAPAINIDVKMDKNGKDTKDDDGGYADDDASQGWMADNSKNIEEANQSIYGKNESAGKYLKLKDTDMYYEVYGEGEPLVLLHGNSGSIKDYYQQIPVLSKQYKVIAVDTRGQGKSKDTSKRDFTYKLFADDVKELADELKLDKINIAGWSDGGNTGLEFALKYPDRLNKLITIGANAFPEGVEDKLIERFTNQMKQLNDMAPEETLGERRLLKIMLTQPNISKDDLKKIKSPVLVIAGDRDVIKPDHTEFISKQIPNAEKKIYKYTTHMVPFEKPDQLNADILNFLGKK; this comes from the coding sequence ATGAAAAAACTTAGTGTTTTATCCTTTATTCTTACGGTTTCAGCCTTCAATGCACAGGTCATTTCCGGAACCATTATTTCTAAAAATGAAAATCAACCTATTTCTTATGTGAAGATTGGGGTAGATAAGAAAACTATCGGAACCATATCAGACGGAAAAGGAAATTTTTCAATAGATCTTACGGGCATAGATGTGCAAGAGAAAGTAAAAATAGAAGTACCCGGATATGAAGTTTATGAAGAAGCAGTGCAGGATTTCAAAAAACATGATCGGCAGCAGGTATTCCTGAATGAGAAAACCAAAACCATCAAAGAGATCGCTATTAAGCCTAAAAAACTGGTGGATAAAAACTGGGGTGTGAAAACCAAAACCAAAAGTATTCTATATTTTGTTAATCCGGCCGGAGATAAAGCCGGTTTTCTTGGGGAAACAGCTTTGGAGTTTAATGCAAAAAAAAGATCTAAAATTAAGAATATTAATCTGAATATCGCCCGGTATACTTCCACGGAGCCGGTTATGATGCGATACAGCATTTATAGTGAGAAAGACGGTTTCCCGGATAAAAACTTATTGGACGAAGAAATTACAGTACAGCTTACTGAAGATATGATTAAAGACGGAACTTATACACTGGATGTTAACGACCATAACATCTGGGTGAAAGGAAAGTTTTTTGTAGGAATTCATTTTTTAAAAGAATTTAACGGAAGTATTAAAATCAGTGCTGCATTGTTCAAAACAGGATTCATCAGGGAATTCTATGGAGACTGGAAAAAAATGACGATTGCTGCACCGGCTATTAATATTGATGTGAAAATGGATAAAAACGGAAAAGATACAAAGGATGATGATGGTGGCTATGCAGATGATGATGCCTCTCAGGGATGGATGGCAGATAATTCAAAAAATATAGAAGAAGCGAATCAGTCTATATATGGTAAAAATGAATCTGCGGGCAAATATTTAAAACTGAAAGATACTGATATGTATTATGAGGTATATGGTGAAGGTGAACCTTTGGTATTGCTTCATGGAAATTCAGGCAGCATCAAAGATTATTATCAGCAGATCCCGGTTCTCTCTAAGCAATATAAAGTTATTGCGGTAGATACAAGAGGACAAGGGAAAAGTAAAGATACTTCCAAAAGAGATTTTACGTATAAATTATTTGCAGACGATGTAAAAGAATTAGCAGACGAGTTGAAGCTTGATAAAATTAATATTGCCGGTTGGAGTGATGGAGGAAATACGGGGCTAGAATTTGCATTGAAATATCCAGACCGTCTTAATAAGCTTATAACCATCGGAGCGAATGCTTTTCCTGAGGGAGTGGAAGATAAACTTATCGAACGTTTTACCAATCAGATGAAACAGCTGAATGATATGGCTCCTGAAGAAACACTTGGCGAACGCAGACTTTTGAAAATCATGTTGACGCAGCCTAATATCAGTAAAGATGATTTAAAGAAAATAAAAAGCCCGGTTCTCGTTATTGCAGGAGATAGAGATGTTATCAAACCGGATCATACAGAATTTATTTCCAAACAAATTCCAAATGCTGAAAAGAAAATTTATAAGTATACCACCCATATGGTTCCTTTTGAAAAACCGGATCAGCTGAATGCAGATATTCTGAATTTTCTTGGAAAGAAGTAG
- a CDS encoding 5' nucleotidase, NT5C type, which yields MKKVIVDMDGVMADVYHQLIQFEKRDTGREMKPDIMIGKPELETFPNGKKHVNEVGFFRTLPVMEGSQKAIEYLNNKYELYIVSAGMEFPNSLREKYDWLAEHFPFITWEQIVLCGSKKVVSGDVMIDDYPKNLDHFSGQRLIFTQPHNELIENETYRRVNSWEEIMGIL from the coding sequence ATGAAAAAAGTGATTGTTGATATGGATGGGGTAATGGCAGATGTATACCATCAGCTGATTCAATTTGAAAAAAGAGATACCGGAAGAGAGATGAAACCTGATATTATGATAGGAAAACCCGAACTAGAAACCTTTCCCAATGGGAAAAAACATGTGAATGAAGTAGGGTTTTTCAGAACATTGCCAGTAATGGAGGGAAGCCAGAAAGCAATAGAGTATCTGAATAACAAATATGAACTGTATATTGTTTCTGCAGGAATGGAATTTCCCAATAGTTTAAGAGAAAAATATGACTGGCTGGCTGAGCATTTTCCCTTCATTACTTGGGAGCAGATTGTTCTTTGTGGAAGCAAGAAAGTAGTGTCAGGAGATGTGATGATTGATGATTACCCAAAGAATTTAGATCATTTTTCAGGGCAGAGACTGATCTTTACACAACCTCATAATGAACTGATTGAAAACGAAACCTACAGAAGAGTGAATTCATGGGAGGAAATCATGGGGATTTTATAG
- a CDS encoding ABC-F family ATP-binding cassette domain-containing protein produces MNYVSAENLTKSYGIKVLFENISFHINEGDKIAIVAKNGSGKSTLLKILMGKEIADSGTAIINKDIQVVLFDQEIDFDSNLSIDEFMMTLDSEPILALKNYHKSLHSTDHDFIEKALADMEAHKAWDLENEMKQILSQLKITDLEAKMGTLSGGQVKRVALAKLLTETRAEHKHTLLIMDEPTNHLDVDMVEWLENYLNKAKITLLLVTHDRYFLDSVCDIIWEMEDRNLYVHNGSYATYLENKMIREDNLNATIDKANNLYRKELEWMRRQPKARTTKSKSRIDSFYETEKVAKTDTRKQGLELDFEMKRLGNKVLELKHIDKSFGNKVLLKDFSYQFQRGEKVGIIGKNGAGKSTLLNIIQGFEKFDKGEIETGETISFGYFAQKGLTYKEDERVIDFIKEIAEFYPLANGKSLSASQFLRLFLFDDQTQYSPISKLSGGEKRRLHLMYILYQNPNFLIFDEPTNDLDLPTLTVLENFLQQFQGSLIIVSHDRYFMDRIVDHVLAFEGDGKIRDFVGNFSEYREARSREEALEKNTVAKPEPVKETVAVTETPSSSNSQKRKLSFKEQRELETIEKEMPELEEKRTKILDQLNNESDYEKIAKLSSELETVSEKLENHEMRWLELQEIM; encoded by the coding sequence ATGAATTACGTTTCTGCAGAAAACCTCACCAAATCTTACGGCATCAAAGTTTTGTTTGAAAATATTTCCTTTCACATTAATGAAGGAGACAAAATTGCCATTGTTGCCAAAAACGGGAGTGGAAAATCTACCCTTCTGAAAATTTTAATGGGTAAAGAAATTGCAGACAGCGGCACTGCGATCATTAATAAAGATATTCAGGTTGTTTTATTTGACCAGGAAATTGATTTTGACTCTAATCTAAGCATTGATGAATTCATGATGACTCTGGATTCTGAGCCAATCCTTGCTTTGAAGAATTACCATAAGTCTCTTCATTCTACGGATCATGATTTTATTGAAAAGGCATTGGCTGATATGGAAGCCCACAAAGCCTGGGATCTTGAAAATGAAATGAAACAAATTCTTTCTCAACTTAAAATCACAGATCTTGAAGCTAAAATGGGTACCCTTTCCGGAGGACAGGTCAAACGTGTTGCCCTTGCTAAGCTACTGACTGAAACCAGAGCTGAACATAAACATACACTCCTTATTATGGATGAACCTACCAACCACTTGGATGTGGATATGGTAGAATGGCTTGAAAACTATCTGAACAAAGCAAAAATCACTTTACTACTTGTTACCCACGACCGATATTTCCTGGACAGTGTTTGTGATATTATCTGGGAAATGGAAGATAGAAATCTTTATGTTCACAATGGTTCATACGCTACATATCTTGAAAATAAAATGATTCGTGAGGATAACCTTAATGCAACTATTGATAAGGCCAACAACCTTTACAGAAAGGAATTGGAATGGATGCGTAGACAGCCCAAAGCAAGAACTACAAAGTCTAAAAGCAGAATTGACTCCTTTTATGAAACAGAAAAGGTAGCCAAAACAGACACCAGAAAACAAGGTCTTGAACTGGATTTTGAAATGAAGCGTCTTGGAAATAAAGTTCTTGAACTAAAACATATTGATAAAAGCTTTGGAAATAAAGTTTTATTAAAAGATTTCAGCTACCAATTTCAACGGGGTGAGAAAGTAGGAATCATCGGAAAAAACGGAGCTGGAAAATCTACATTATTGAATATTATCCAGGGATTTGAAAAATTTGACAAAGGAGAAATTGAAACGGGAGAAACTATTTCTTTCGGATATTTCGCACAGAAAGGTCTTACTTATAAAGAGGATGAACGTGTGATTGACTTCATAAAGGAAATTGCGGAATTCTACCCTTTAGCAAATGGAAAAAGTCTTTCTGCATCGCAGTTCCTTAGATTATTCTTATTTGATGATCAGACACAATACTCTCCTATCTCAAAATTATCAGGAGGTGAAAAGAGAAGATTACACCTGATGTATATTTTATATCAGAATCCTAACTTCTTGATTTTTGACGAACCTACGAATGACCTGGATCTTCCTACACTAACAGTTCTTGAAAACTTCCTGCAGCAATTCCAGGGATCTTTAATCATTGTTTCCCACGACAGATATTTCATGGACAGAATCGTAGATCATGTTCTCGCTTTTGAAGGGGATGGAAAAATCAGAGATTTTGTAGGAAATTTCTCAGAATATCGTGAAGCAAGAAGCCGTGAAGAAGCTTTAGAAAAAAATACAGTTGCAAAGCCTGAACCTGTAAAAGAAACAGTTGCTGTTACAGAAACGCCTTCATCTTCCAATTCTCAAAAAAGGAAACTATCCTTCAAAGAACAAAGAGAGTTAGAAACCATTGAAAAAGAAATGCCTGAACTGGAAGAGAAACGTACAAAAATCTTAGATCAACTTAATAACGAATCTGATTATGAAAAAATAGCCAAGCTTTCTTCAGAACTGGAAACAGTTTCAGAAAAACTGGAGAATCATGAAATGAGATGGCTTGAACTTCAGGAAATCATGTAA
- a CDS encoding Gfo/Idh/MocA family oxidoreductase, with the protein MQLVRAGLCAFGMSGKVFHAPFLKDHPGFFISAVVERSKEESKEKYPEATIYRSVEEMLQNADVELVIINTPVQTHYEYARKALEAGKNIIVEKPFTVNVEEAEELVKLAEEKGLFLSVYQNRRFDRDFQQVRKILSEGKLGHIKEAEIRFDRFRTTPSGKQHKENPGQIGSGSLHDLGAHLVDQAVQYFGYPEKLFADVFSMKGSEFANDYFEILLFYKNDLRVRLKSSVFTKEDHYAYKIHGDKGTFLQERTDNQENELVGGAIPAYGKEWMQPLKEADGVLNYLNENSETERMFTSSKAGNYMDYYQQIYEHIVFGYPLPSPGKEVIQNMKIIDASLKSSKEEKVITL; encoded by the coding sequence ATGCAACTGGTAAGAGCAGGCCTTTGTGCCTTTGGAATGAGTGGGAAAGTTTTTCACGCTCCCTTTTTAAAAGACCATCCGGGGTTCTTCATTTCTGCAGTGGTAGAAAGAAGTAAAGAAGAGTCTAAGGAAAAATATCCTGAAGCCACTATTTACCGTTCGGTAGAAGAAATGCTTCAGAATGCAGATGTAGAATTGGTGATTATCAACACGCCAGTTCAGACACATTATGAATATGCCAGAAAAGCTTTGGAAGCAGGGAAAAATATCATTGTTGAGAAACCTTTTACTGTCAATGTAGAAGAAGCAGAAGAATTGGTAAAGCTGGCTGAAGAGAAAGGACTATTTTTAAGTGTATATCAAAACAGAAGATTTGACCGTGATTTTCAGCAGGTACGAAAAATTTTAAGCGAAGGGAAATTAGGACATATTAAAGAGGCTGAGATCCGTTTTGACAGGTTCCGTACTACACCAAGCGGAAAGCAGCATAAAGAAAATCCGGGGCAGATAGGTTCAGGTTCATTGCATGATCTTGGGGCGCACCTTGTAGATCAGGCTGTACAGTATTTTGGATATCCTGAAAAACTTTTCGCCGATGTATTCTCTATGAAGGGATCGGAGTTTGCCAACGATTATTTTGAGATCCTGCTATTCTATAAAAATGATCTGAGAGTCAGACTAAAATCATCGGTGTTTACTAAAGAAGATCATTATGCCTATAAAATTCATGGAGATAAAGGAACGTTCCTGCAGGAAAGAACCGATAATCAGGAAAATGAATTGGTGGGTGGAGCCATCCCAGCCTATGGAAAAGAATGGATGCAGCCTTTAAAAGAAGCAGATGGAGTTTTAAATTATCTGAATGAAAATTCAGAAACAGAAAGAATGTTTACTTCAAGCAAAGCCGGAAATTATATGGATTATTACCAACAAATCTATGAACATATTGTTTTCGGATATCCTTTACCATCACCGGGAAAAGAAGTGATCCAGAATATGAAGATCATCGATGCTTCACTGAAAAGTTCAAAAGAAGAAAAAGTGATTACATTATAA
- a CDS encoding TonB-dependent siderophore receptor, translating into MKRQLLSLGLLFIAVSASAQLKNVEADTIRTQTIEDINLHKTGNPNQARPLSTKSNLTMMETPQPIAIVTHEIIEQQQAKQLSDVLQNVNGMYITSSRGNSQDSFGGRGFILGNDNIFKNGSRINSGVFPEVSGLERVEVLKGANAMLYGNTAAGGIINMITKKPKFNFGGSIGLNGGSWNSYKPTVDVYGPLSKNIAFRVNGTYEYAESFRDVVQSEKYYFNPSFLFNLSDKSQLIIEADYLKNNFTPDFGLGSITEKNQSYRLNDGISRNVFFGTDWQYQNVQQASTNVTFNHQFNEKWSLNATASYQNYTKDYFSSERVQWGYSSPTATRLSWNRPFGKTYNEQNYTSAQVNINGEFNTGKINHKVLIGTDADYSQADAYAYNVTDPKNLLYLDDPSTWGNIGMPNSVLNTRNRINTRRIGVYAQDFISLTKQLKVIAGLRWSYVENMPTLTTRFGSNEKFEVANSSTSDNAFSPKVGLVYAPNENLSVFATYTNSFASNAGYTSDQFNTVNTNQPIQQIQNQLTNLSKQSIKPSTVDQYEIGVKKNFWNNALAVNLTAYQIMYNNYYQTYWFIPGTTPNAVPVNSTDTNLKEFAGNMRSRGVELDITGNPTENLSIIGGFSYNNSVYLDTPEKGYVEKQRLVRTPATTANVSVFYKFTNYVKGLKVGAGIYYIGDRIAGWNDSKSTNTSRNNVTRMFDLKDYTTVSVSVGYEWKKFSIQGRVGNLFDVVNYNVHENYSVNPITPRNYYFTLTYKL; encoded by the coding sequence ATGAAAAGACAATTACTATCTTTAGGTCTTCTATTTATCGCTGTTTCAGCCAGTGCACAGCTGAAAAACGTTGAAGCAGACACCATCAGAACTCAAACCATTGAAGATATCAATCTTCATAAAACAGGAAATCCAAACCAGGCTAGACCATTATCTACAAAGTCTAATCTGACGATGATGGAAACCCCTCAGCCTATTGCTATTGTTACCCATGAAATCATTGAGCAGCAACAGGCAAAACAATTGAGTGATGTTCTTCAGAATGTAAACGGGATGTATATCACTTCATCCAGAGGAAATTCTCAGGACAGTTTTGGTGGGCGTGGATTTATTTTAGGAAATGACAATATTTTTAAGAATGGATCAAGAATAAATAGCGGGGTTTTCCCTGAAGTAAGTGGTCTTGAAAGAGTTGAAGTTTTAAAAGGAGCCAATGCTATGCTTTACGGAAATACTGCTGCCGGTGGTATTATCAACATGATTACGAAAAAGCCTAAATTCAATTTTGGAGGAAGCATAGGATTAAACGGTGGAAGCTGGAATTCTTACAAGCCTACAGTTGATGTTTACGGACCATTATCTAAAAATATTGCTTTCAGAGTAAACGGAACTTATGAATATGCTGAAAGCTTCAGAGATGTTGTACAATCTGAAAAATATTACTTCAATCCTTCATTCTTATTTAATTTAAGTGATAAATCTCAATTAATTATTGAGGCAGATTATCTTAAAAATAATTTCACCCCAGACTTCGGGCTTGGGTCTATTACTGAAAAAAATCAAAGCTATAGATTGAATGATGGGATATCCAGAAATGTATTCTTTGGAACTGACTGGCAATATCAAAATGTACAGCAAGCTTCTACAAATGTAACCTTTAATCATCAATTTAACGAAAAATGGTCTTTGAATGCTACGGCTTCTTATCAAAACTATACTAAAGATTATTTTTCTTCTGAAAGAGTACAATGGGGCTACAGTTCACCTACTGCTACTAGACTTTCATGGAACAGACCTTTTGGTAAAACATACAATGAACAAAACTATACTTCTGCACAAGTAAATATCAACGGTGAATTTAATACCGGAAAAATTAATCATAAAGTATTAATTGGTACAGATGCAGACTATAGCCAGGCGGATGCTTATGCTTATAATGTTACAGATCCAAAAAATCTTCTCTATTTAGATGATCCATCAACATGGGGAAATATTGGGATGCCAAATTCTGTTCTTAATACTAGAAACAGAATCAATACAAGAAGAATTGGAGTTTATGCACAAGATTTTATCAGCTTGACAAAGCAACTGAAAGTAATTGCAGGATTAAGATGGTCTTATGTAGAAAATATGCCCACACTCACCACTCGTTTTGGATCAAACGAGAAATTTGAAGTAGCCAATTCTTCAACATCTGATAATGCATTCTCTCCTAAGGTAGGGTTGGTTTATGCTCCCAATGAAAATCTTTCGGTATTTGCAACGTATACCAATTCGTTTGCTTCAAATGCAGGATATACTTCGGATCAATTTAATACGGTAAATACCAATCAACCTATTCAGCAAATTCAAAATCAGTTAACCAATTTATCAAAACAAAGCATAAAGCCATCAACAGTTGATCAATATGAAATTGGTGTTAAAAAGAATTTCTGGAACAATGCTTTAGCTGTTAATTTAACGGCTTACCAGATTATGTACAACAATTATTATCAAACATATTGGTTCATCCCTGGCACTACCCCCAATGCAGTACCAGTAAATTCAACAGATACCAATCTTAAAGAATTTGCAGGAAATATGAGAAGCCGTGGCGTAGAATTAGACATTACAGGAAATCCTACAGAAAATTTATCGATCATCGGAGGTTTCTCTTATAACAATTCTGTTTATCTTGACACTCCTGAAAAGGGATATGTTGAAAAGCAAAGACTGGTAAGAACACCAGCAACAACAGCTAATGTTTCCGTTTTCTATAAATTTACAAACTATGTAAAAGGATTGAAAGTTGGAGCTGGAATTTATTATATCGGAGACAGAATTGCCGGATGGAATGACTCAAAATCAACAAATACAAGTAGAAACAACGTAACCAGAATGTTTGATCTAAAAGACTATACTACTGTTTCTGTATCTGTTGGCTATGAGTGGAAAAAGTTTTCTATCCAGGGAAGAGTGGGTAACCTGTTTGATGTTGTAAATTACAACGTTCACGAAAACTACTCAGTAAACCCAATTACTCCAAGAAATTATTATTTTACATTGACATACAAACTGTAG
- a CDS encoding membrane protein, whose amino-acid sequence MDKIKDTRSFMRITHRYLGYFLAGIMAVYAVSGIILVYRDTDFLKSEKKYEKTLSANLSEKELKKELKMKGLEVEKTEGSVLHFKRGTYDSATGVAKYSKMELPFVLDKMVSLHKSQSKDAIAPLSVFFGVALFFFVISSFWMFNPKTKAFKRGIKFTIAGLVISILLLLI is encoded by the coding sequence ATGGATAAGATTAAAGACACAAGAAGTTTCATGAGAATTACCCACCGTTATCTGGGATATTTCCTGGCTGGTATTATGGCTGTGTATGCCGTAAGTGGAATTATTTTGGTCTACAGGGACACCGATTTTTTAAAGAGTGAAAAAAAGTATGAAAAAACTTTATCTGCCAACCTATCTGAAAAAGAACTGAAAAAGGAACTGAAGATGAAAGGCCTTGAAGTAGAAAAGACAGAAGGCTCTGTTCTTCACTTTAAAAGAGGAACTTATGATTCCGCAACTGGAGTCGCTAAGTATTCAAAAATGGAATTACCTTTTGTACTGGATAAAATGGTTTCGCTTCACAAATCACAATCTAAAGATGCTATTGCGCCTCTCAGTGTATTTTTCGGAGTAGCTCTTTTCTTCTTTGTCATCTCAAGTTTCTGGATGTTTAATCCTAAGACAAAAGCTTTCAAGCGCGGCATCAAATTTACAATTGCAGGACTTGTTATTTCCATCCTTCTTTTGTTAATTTAA
- a CDS encoding peroxiredoxin: MSIKLGDTAPNFQAESSLGDINFYNYLGDSWGILFSHPADYTPVCTTELGYTSKLQSEFAQRNTKVIALSVDGVEDHQNWVKDINETQNTDVQFPIIADKEKKVSELYDFIHPNASATATVRSLLIIDPDKKVRLIITYPASTGRNFNEILRVLDSLQLVDNYQVATPVNWKNGEDVIVPPAVSTEDAIKKFPKGVTEIKPYLRYTPQPNT, translated from the coding sequence ATGTCAATCAAATTAGGAGATACAGCACCCAACTTTCAGGCAGAATCATCTTTAGGGGATATCAATTTTTATAATTATCTGGGAGATTCCTGGGGAATTTTATTTTCCCATCCGGCAGATTATACACCGGTATGCACTACAGAGTTGGGATATACTTCTAAATTACAGTCCGAATTTGCCCAAAGAAATACCAAGGTGATTGCTTTGAGTGTGGATGGGGTAGAGGATCATCAGAATTGGGTAAAAGACATTAATGAAACCCAAAATACAGATGTCCAGTTCCCAATTATAGCTGACAAGGAAAAAAAAGTTTCCGAGCTCTATGATTTTATTCATCCTAATGCTTCGGCAACGGCAACAGTGCGTTCCTTGTTAATTATTGATCCTGATAAAAAGGTGAGACTTATTATCACTTATCCGGCCTCTACAGGAAGAAATTTTAATGAAATTCTGAGAGTATTGGATTCTTTACAGCTTGTGGATAATTACCAGGTGGCCACTCCTGTAAACTGGAAGAATGGAGAAGATGTGATTGTTCCCCCTGCAGTTTCTACAGAAGATGCCATCAAAAAATTTCCTAAAGGAGTTACAGAGATAAAGCCTTATTTAAGATATACACCACAACCCAATACATGA
- a CDS encoding mechanosensitive ion channel family protein, translating to MEKTGLTYIDLVYKVLESWYVTFAELTPKLIVGILVFTFFLITSKYMSQIAVKLFHKFFPKSQKESSLVTLISIFRFLIMLMGTFISLEIMGFSGFLWKFIGSLGVAGVIAGVALKDLVSSIFSGMLIGIDKAFKVGDYITIGAHSGTVQEIGFLTTKILTDDGKKAYIPNQVVFNAPFYNITASPQRRIILNFEIPADEDISKAQKSILEVVKNLDDVDKLDTAEVIFTDLKQGSFNLQVKFWIKIGANLAQVKSKAYLDIKERFDVDKIQLVTPTSISITSGENNLPESQDK from the coding sequence ATGGAGAAAACCGGGCTCACCTACATAGACTTGGTGTATAAGGTATTGGAAAGTTGGTATGTAACGTTTGCAGAGCTTACCCCTAAACTGATTGTCGGCATTTTAGTATTTACATTCTTTCTTATTACAAGTAAATACATGAGCCAAATTGCCGTAAAATTATTTCACAAGTTCTTCCCCAAAAGCCAGAAAGAAAGCTCATTGGTTACCTTAATCAGCATATTCAGGTTTTTAATTATGCTGATGGGAACATTTATTTCCCTCGAAATTATGGGATTCAGTGGTTTCTTGTGGAAGTTTATCGGAAGTTTGGGAGTTGCCGGAGTTATTGCCGGGGTTGCTTTAAAAGATCTTGTGTCAAGTATCTTTTCAGGAATGTTAATTGGTATTGATAAAGCCTTTAAAGTAGGTGACTACATTACGATTGGAGCTCATTCAGGCACAGTACAGGAGATTGGATTTTTAACAACCAAAATCCTTACAGACGATGGAAAAAAAGCCTACATTCCTAATCAGGTGGTATTTAATGCTCCGTTTTACAATATTACGGCTTCACCTCAGCGCAGAATTATTCTAAACTTTGAAATTCCTGCAGATGAAGATATCAGTAAAGCTCAGAAAAGTATTCTTGAAGTAGTTAAAAATCTTGATGATGTGGATAAGCTGGATACTGCAGAAGTTATTTTTACCGATCTGAAGCAAGGCTCTTTTAATCTGCAGGTTAAATTCTGGATCAAAATAGGAGCTAATTTAGCGCAGGTAAAAAGTAAAGCTTATTTAGATATTAAGGAACGATTTGATGTGGATAAAATCCAGCTGGTGACTCCTACAAGTATTAGTATTACTAGTGGAGAAAACAATTTGCCTGAAAGCCAGGATAAATAA